Proteins from a genomic interval of Zingiber officinale cultivar Zhangliang chromosome 2A, Zo_v1.1, whole genome shotgun sequence:
- the LOC122043331 gene encoding universal stress protein PHOS34-like yields MAGARKIGVALDFSKSSKRALEWAIDNLLGHGETLVVLHVRHPKSSSSTADLSSDSAPIPLSEFRELEVLKRYDLEVDALVLDALDTAARQKEAIIVLKLYTGDPREKLCDAVEDLKLDSLVMGCRGLGQIQRILLGSVSSHVVLHAPCPVTIVKEPNAKH; encoded by the exons ATGGCAGGCGCTCGGAAGATCGGGGTGGCGCTGGACTTCTCCAAGAGCAGCAAGCGTGCTCTCGAATGGGCCATCGACAACCTGCTCGGCCACGGGGAGACCCTCGTGGTGCTCCACGTCCGGCATCCCAAATCATCCTCCTCCACCGCCGATCTCTCTTCCGATTCTG CTCCGATTCCTCTGTCGGAGTTCCGTGAGCTGGAGGTGCTGAAGCGCTACGATCTGGAAGTGGACGCTCTTGTCCTTGATGCGCTCGACACAGCGGCCAGGCAAAAAGAG GCTATTATTGTGCTGAAATTGTACACCGGGGATCCAAGGGAGAAGCTCTGCGATGCCGTCGAGGATCTGAAGCTGGACTCACTGGTAATGGGCTGTAGGGGACTCGGCCAGATTCAAAG GATCCTTCTGGGCAGCGTTTCAAGCCATGTAGTGTTGCACGCACCATGCCCTGTTACCATCGTCAAAGAACCCAACGCGAAGCACTGA